In Vicia villosa cultivar HV-30 ecotype Madison, WI unplaced genomic scaffold, Vvil1.0 ctg.000025F_1_1, whole genome shotgun sequence, one genomic interval encodes:
- the LOC131622206 gene encoding general transcription factor IIH subunit 2, producing MNNIAGRPLNEDDEEDEVNEDGLEAWERAYTEDRSWESLQEDESGLLRSIDTTAIQHAQYRRRLRALASNAATARIQKGLIRYLYIVVDLSKAASERDFRPSRMAVIAKQVETFIREFFDQNPLSHVGLVTTKDGVASCLTDLGGSPESHIKALMGKLECSGDASLQNALDLVHSNLNQIPSYGHREVLILYSALSTCDPGDIMETIQKCKKGKMRCSVIGLAAEMFICKHLCQETGGTYAVALDESHFKELILEHCPPPPAIAEYATANLIKMGFPQRAAEGSVAICTCHEEAKTEGGYTCPRCKVRVCELPTECRICGLTLISSPHLARSYHHLFPIVPFVEISASSQNDPSLRFPNICFGCEESLLSQGNKPELSVYCPKCKQQFCFDCDIYIHESLHNCPGCESFRHSKSITTAQ from the exons ATGAATAACATTGCTGGGAGACCACTTAATGAAgacgatgaagaagatgaagttaatGAGGATGGACTTGAAGCATGGGAGAGAGCTTATACAGAGGATAGATCATGGGAGTCTTTGCAGGAGGATGAATCTGGGCTTCTACGTTCTATTGATACTACAGCCATTCAACATGCTCAGTATCGTAGGCGCCTTCGCGCCCTTGCTTCAAATGCAGCTACTGCACGAATTCAAAAGGGTTTGATACGATACTTATACATTGTTGTCGACCTGTCCAAG GCAGCTTCAGAGAGGGACTTTCGACCTAGTAGAATGGCTGTGATTGCAAAGCAGGTTGAGACTTTTATCAGAGAGTTCTTTGATCAGAATCCACTTAGTCACGTTGGTTTGGTGACTACCAAAGATGGGGTTGCTAGCTGCTTGACAGATCTTGGTGGCAGTCCTGAGTCCCACATCAAAGCTTTGATGGGTAAACTAGAATGCTCAGGTGACGCCTCCCTACAAAATGCCCTAGATCTTGTTCATAGCAATCTAAATCAAATCCCATCATATGGCCATCGAGAAGTTCTGATTTTATATTCGGCCCTGAGTACCTGTGATCCCGGTGATATCATGGAAACTATCCAGAAATGCAAAAAGGGAAAAATGAGATGCTCTGTCATTGGTCTTGCTGCTGAAATGTTTATATGCAAGCATCTTTGCCAAGAAACTGGAGGAACGTACGCCGTTGCACTGGATGAG TCCCACTTTAAAGAGTTAATTCTAGAGCATTGTCCACCACCTCCAGCAATAGCAGAATATGCTACGGCTAATTTGATTAAGATGGGTTTCCCACAAAGAGCAGCTGAGGGCTCTGTTGCAATTTGTACATGTCATGAAGAGGCTAAAACAGAAGGGGGATACACTTGTCCAAGATGCAAAGTTCGTGTTTGTGAGCTTCCTACCGAATGCCGCATCTGTGGATTGACCCTTATTTCTTCACCTCATTTGGCAAGGTCATATCACCATCTCTTCCCTATAGTGCCGTTTGTGGAGATCTCTGCATCATCTCAAAATGATCCAAGCCTCAGGTTTCCCAACATTTGTTTTGGTTGTGAAGAAAGTCTCCTTAGTCAGG GAAACAAGCCTGAACTCTCTGTCTATTGCCCAAAATGCAAGCAACAATTCTGCTTTGATTGTGACATCTACATTCATGAGAGCTTACATAACTGCCCAGGCTGTGAGAGTTTCCGGCATTCTAAGTCAATAACTACTGCTCAATGA
- the LOC131622205 gene encoding protein ARV 2-like encodes MGYRCIQCGFPIKTLYLQYSPGNIRLMKCENCKAVADEYIECEITIIIIDLILHKPKAYRHLLYNVINQETLKFQGLLWKLAAIFLLFDAYRYLILESSKGKSSSSMSYSSLVSTCCKMMMDVFFGNFMFLLTFFSMVKMFLHISLSVSRCNGILLGLLISCYFKIFLIAMMVWEFPSSVMFIIELFCLSSNAVALKVMTESSMSRCVWTCFSAYAIKFFFIQAHELMLLWNFMQGWSQMPFTLSLKSTFI; translated from the exons ATGGGTTATAGATGCATTCAATGTGGTTTTCCCATCAAAACACTTTATCTTCAGTATTCTCCGGGTAACATTCGTTTGATGAAATGT GAGAATTGCAAGGCTGTGGCAGATGAATACATAGAATGTGAAATCACG ATTATTATAATCGATTTAATACTTCACAAACCCAAGGCCTATAGACATCTCCTTTACAATGTCATTAATCAAGAAACCTTGAAGTTTCAG ggaCTACTTTGGAAATTGGCtgccatttttcttctttttgatgcAT ACAGATATTTGATCTTGGAAAGCAGCAAAGGTAAATCAAGTTCATCGATGAGCTATTCCTCACTAGTGTCAACGTGTTGCAAG ATGATGATGGATGTCTTCTTTGGAAACTTTATGTTTCTTTTAACCTTCTTCTCTATGGTCAAGATGTTTCTTCATATATCTCTCAGTGTCTCCAG GTGCAATGGCATTTTGCTTGGTCTCTTGATTTCATGttacttcaagatttttcttattGCAATGATG GTCTGGGAATTTCCATCTTCTGTTATGTTCATCATTGAATTATTTTGCTTATCATCCAATGCAGTAGCATTGAAAG TGATGACGGAGTCAAGTATGAGTCGATGTGTATGGACCTGCTTCAGTGCATATGCTATCAAGTTTTTTTTCATTCAGGCACATGAACTCATGTTGTTATGGAATTTCATGCAAGGTTGGAGTCAAATGCCATTCACATTGTCTTTAAAGTcgacatttatttaa